The genomic window tttatttataaatatattaaaataatatattttttttattttttaaaaattatttttaacattaaaatattaaaaaatttaaaaatattaaaaaaatattaatttaaaataaaaaaataaaaaaatttaattttttttaaaaatatttttaaaacacaaaaacaattataaaatactaTCCATTAATTAAAGATTGATGAGGAAAActaatctaataaaaacaaaaaaacaaaataaattaacacgCATTAATACGATAAAGACAAACAAACAAGATGAACACAAGCTCTCTTTTCACTTATAATTCTATGattttaaatcttgaaaagattttataattataattttaaagttttttttttttctcttcagtTGACAATGACAAATAGAGTAATCAAATGCTCCTTCTTGAAAAAGTCAAACatatttatcaaagaaaagGGCTGGATTTCAGATTTCCAGCATTGAATTAATCATTAATTGTGGAATCCAAACCCTTTTCAAGATGAAAATTCCAAACTTATCCAAATCTCTTTCCCACCCAGTCTACCACTAAAGCTATTCttatttttgtgtatttttttatttaaaatgatgttttttaaattagtcGTAACTAcactttcatttatttatttttatttaagatggtgttatttttgctttattttttatattcttataatatattttattccgttaattaaatcttaaaaataattatttttaaaaggtatgCCCTGtatatctttgtatttttagaaaaaagctATTAATATCTGGGCATaatatactcttttttttttctaaaaaaaaaagagtgtttCCAcgattcaatatttttcaacgTGCCCCCAACTTACGTCTTAAAAGTAAACATTATTAATTAGAAGGAAAACACGGTCGTTTCACTAGCAATCCCATGCCATCATTCCAACTTAATACTGTTTGTCAAAATTTGGTGGCCAGCTAATCAACTCGTGAAGCAGCCAATTTTGATCTCCACCCAATTAAGCTTTGTTGGTATCTGTTACAGTGAAAGTCAgccaaaaaaaacctttttttttttttttttttttttatagaatgaaGCTTGCTCGTCAATTCATATTGAGTTCTTTTCTCAAGCAACCTTGAAGACGCAGTACTTCTGAGGTGAATTTCGTGATTTTCAAAGTTgttgtttggaaaaataaattttaaaaagtttataaattatattatttttgtaattaagattttaagaaTACGTTTTTAGttagatttatataaaattatgttgtGGGTTAATTAACCaagtattttatcaaaataaaatatagttcaaTTATATAActcttataatttatatatttgaataaatttaataagtttatttCAATAGCGATCctcaagaaatttaattagaacTCCTTAACTATCAAGCTAACATGGATATAAAATCTACAATTTTCATACTTATACTAATCAATTTCTAACTAACATACTTTCTCAGTCTTATATTTATGCATGAGTATTCcagatagaaaagataaaaaaaaataaagataaaaaattatttggtagAAGAGATcgagataaaaattaaatgtgtttcaaaaatagttttttaatgaatttttatattttcaaaataaaaaatacatgaaaacatgtctctattatttcttttttttttaatctcaaaataCTAATAATCAAATGCTatgtaagttttttatttttcaattttgactgTCTCAATTGTAGtgtctattttaaaaatcaaaatataattgtcACATACTTCCACTCGTTtttccttattgttttttactatttttaaaatttattcaacacatatatttagttatataaatatagtaaggtgtaaaagtaaaataatatttttaaaacaaaaaaatcttaactaatttttcaatttatgaaaAACCGTTAATTAACACCTTATTTGCGTAATTTCAGACTAATAATTAAAAGCTACCCTAgccacaaaataatttttttttattctttatacttaatctatttatattattttttttgtttattcttttttaattctttttttaatgttttcttttctttacaccttttgtttttgaaaatttattctaCACGGActaagaaaaatgatatttcattaTAACAATTATAACATTATTCTATTTTTCGGCTACGTTAAAGATTAGTTTgagatattatatatttttattaacacatataatctttattatattttattatatgtatgcTTCGACTTTGTGATttatggttatattttttacttgatgtaaaaaaatatgtttataacATTACGTATTAATTCTTCTTTTGTGtcggaaaaaaattattcaacctgCAATTAGATAAGTTGAATAGACGCattaacactttattttttatatttattgatataaatagTTTTCATAGactttttgatttataattatattttaaaaaaatataaatttgaaaagtgtgtatatatatatatatataactcaaatattgaaatcaataaataaatatggagACAGGAAAGGTGGTGGGTTTGATGGAAGGCAGTGAGCTATTTTGTCAATAGTTTGAAGGTCTAACGTTACCTTATACCATTCAATAATAGACATAATTTCTTAGGTCAAAATTTTCAACGTCAACCCAATTGTAAACCCTAAATCAGAAGAATATATAGTAATAAACATGACATTGGCCAATGATTTCATGAAGACTCATATCCTTTCTTGATATATAACGCGTCCATGTGTTGTTGTAAAACTTTATGACCAAATATCATGTTGGTGATGAACACGTGAAGAAACAAAGTCCTagtcattcctttttttttttttttaagataatgtgttattgcattaaaataaaataaaaaatacaggtatatatagttgaaataaaaaagatatatatttttatattttttattataaaaaatgaaaattcaattttatgtcTCTcgtttcttatatatttatcttttctattttaaaatactaatgaAATTTAATAGTGTGTGTTTCTCACTTGTAAATTCTAGAGTTTTTAGCTAACGAGATTGGTTATTATAGTTAAGAAAtatgtaaatattataaataaattctaatggGTTTTGGAATTTTAGTATGAATgagtatatttttaatgaacaaaagattaatttaatctttagtGTATGGAAATTGATATAAGAATGTTAACTTtccattaaaactataaaagaaGTTTGACATAAATAAAGAAGGGCTTAATCGtgttaatactaaaaaaaaatgaaccttattttaaaaaaaaatatttcctttgGATTAATTTATCATAGTATtagaatattataattaatctagtacatattttttttaaggaattcaTGAATCTATGATAGGAATACCACTAGTAAATAttctgttgaattttttttaatgaataaaaattctatttttttttttaatgaaaagtcCAATATTCAACTCTATCATTTTTAATCCTCTTAGCCAAaccttacacacacacacacattcacaCGCATATATAAACACGTGGCTCAAAATTGGggttgaaaattcaaaaacatagacttcaaaattgctttttttttttttttttttttttttttttttttttttataattacggCAAGACCCTACCTCTTGCAATTGTGTATATAAGCATTGAAGGAGAGCTACACATTCACAACAAACACATCATATAGGCCTAATTAAGCCAAAGACAAAGTGCCTAAAGTTTGCAACTTTGGTCATTGTCATTCATTCTTTCCTCTCAAGAAACTTACTAAGCAAATTAATGGAGGGTCTAATGGATGATGATCAGTTTAAGATATTGCCTGAAGGCTGTGTTTCTACAATTCTTTCCTTCACATCCCCACAAGATGCATGCAAGTCTTCATTGGTTTCAACTATATTTCAATCAGCTGCAGATTCTGATATTGTCTGGGAAAGATTTTTGCCTACTGATTACCAAGATATAGTCTCAAAGTCCAATTTCCCTTTCaagttttcttcaaagaaagagctttttcttcaactttgcAACTCTCTTCTCATTGATGGTGGTAGAAAGGTATGGACACCTTATCCTACTAAATTTGGTAGAGGAATATAGCTAGCTTAATATTTCTTAGGGTAGAAAACTAAGATATGACTTATTTAATCTTAATATTTCTTACTTTTAATTTGCGATGCAGAGCTTCAGGATAGAGAAATCATCAGGCAAGAAATCCTTTATACTTTCTGCAAGAGATCTTCACATAACATGGAGCAATGAACCACAATATTGGCACTGGGCTTCTCTACCAGAATCAAggtcccttttctttcttaacATTATCTTATATCTTTGATTAATTATCATGAGTGCTGGCTTAAACAAAAGCAAGTACATGCATTGATATTTACAGCTTGGCTACTTCCTTGTTTCAGGTTCTCTGAAGTGGCCGTGCTCAGAACAATGTGCTGGCTAGAGATTGTAGGCAAGATTGAGACACAAATGCTATCCCCAAACACTAAATATGGAGCATATCTTATTCTAAAAATCAGTGAACGTTCATACGGGCTTGATTCAATGCCATCAGAGATATCAGTTGAAGTGGGTAACAATCAAGGATCAACCACCACAGCCTATTTACGTCTTGCCCAAGAACATGCCAGGAAACAGCAAATGGAGAGACTAGTTTACGGGAATCGCACGGAGAGGTTAAAATCAAGGGTGGCAGAAGGGGATGGAAGAGTCGCAAGTGAAAGAGAAGATGGATGGTTGGAGATTGAGTTGGGAGAGTTCTTTAGCGGTGAAAATGACGAGGAAGTGAAGATGAGTTTGATGGAAGTAAAAGGTCATCACTTGAAAGGTGGACTTATTATTGAAGGGATTGAAGTGAGGCCTAAACATTAACCAAAATATTCAAGAGTTCTTTCTCAGAGGGGATGCGTCTCTAAAGATCAAGAGGCAACAAATTGTTTATGTCAAAAGAAGAGACAAAATGCTTACGCTGTAtatatgcttcttcttcttcttcttctttttttttttatcaatattttgattttttcattttattcttatatatataccaagaaaacaaaatacagtgtgtgtatgtatatgggtttatttattattcacgttagtatttttattttaaatttgatatataaataactTATATAGATATTTGCAgatattataaaaactaaaaaaaaaaattatacactAAATTTGATTGGAGAATTTTACGTTGCTCATGTTATAACTACTCGATATTTACAACACAGTGagatagacaaaaaaaaaaaaaaaagaagagagaaaaaagtttaaaaataatttttttaataaaaaaagagaacttTTATCACTTTTTAATAGAACcggatattattattatgtatttgTCTTTCTTTTATACTATAAGCATCTAATTATTACAGTTTAAACAacatgaatttctttaatttgacaCAATTTGACacgtgaaaaaaatatattttaactctAATAAGCTCTAATCCGAAAGTAAAATGACCACAAATTACCACAAATTAACTTATCAAGATTTTCCTAAATATTCATCCTGTCCTATACATAATTATTGAAATGAGTGACATATCCACGTGGAGGCACACATGGCTTCTGACAATCCATGAACACATCCATGCTAGATGATGCTAAGAGATGTCCTCATGTGTTCAATTCATGTCGACATAGTGAGAACAAACAAGAAATAATGACGCCACAATGAAGAAATTGACCTGTGCATGGCTGCCTGCCTGCATTTAATtagcactatatatatatatatatatatatatgaacacaTATTATTTGAAGACCCATTTCTTGTTTCTTAGTCTATTGTCTAGCATATGTTTTAGTTCTTACAAAAGGAATGAACTTGGATCTGTTGCCTGGAGATTTGTTTTCACACATAATATCAATATTTGCTTCTCCTCGTGATGCATGTTGTGCTTCACTTGTTTCCTTGATGGCTCGGACGTCCTCAATATCTGACTCAGACACCGTGTGGAAAATTTTTCTACCATCAGATTATGAAGAGATTCTTTCCAGATTAGCATTCCCATTGCCTAattactcataaaaaaaaaattggagctGTTCTTCAGGTTATGCAGTCCATGTTTAATGGATGGAGCTAGGTAGTAAGGTGACAAAATCTttcataatttgattttgaaaatatgcgtagctagaaataaaaaaaagatatattccCTCTACTTccacgtttttttttaaaaaaataattaattaaataccacTTTTTATAGATTATGATGACAAGTTGGAATTTagtaattcaaaatatatatggtgTTCATATTTGGACTTAAATTTAGAAACTTTGTGGTTTGAGTTTTATGTTGCGTTGTCAAAACTACTTATTATTGACAAGAATAATGTGCAGAATCAAAATCTATAGAGTTTAAAAGGTGCAAGCCAGTAGGTGAGATCGAGTAGGAGAAGTCAGAGAgtagttgattaaaaaaaatgcccaAAAAGGGTTGAAAATGGACTCTAAGAACATTGAAAATGCTGAAActtgtaaaatttattaaatcaaggCACATTTGAAGGATTTTGACGGccttaattatgattaaaaagttGATAAAATGTAATTCTGCCAGTCAACTCATAATTTGAACATCATGTAAAATGTATTTCCAAGAGAAGCTATTCATTGTTTAGATCAGCTTACAGTACTTTGCTTGTGTCTCACCTCAAATTGTGTTCATATCAGAATATTGTATCATATATACAAGTGGTGGCAGCTGCTAAGATAAAGCTACAACAATGGTGCGTGTCAGTCGAGTGAAAGGATGATAGAgattataattatcaaaatcaagGCATGCAATTCCAGAAAATGTTTCCCAAATTGTATTATGTACTAAAATCGTTACAAAACATTCTCATTTCGGGTGCCTGAGggacacaaaattaaaaaaaactcaaaaaactcGTAATTCTTCTTAGATTGGAATTTTTTGATATGGTTCATGACGGTTTTAGGGATATGTTTGGATTGTCAAAGAACAATTTCAACttaatagtttaaactgttaaTTGAGATcttaggatatgatttatattattctctaacacccccttaagttaaagatctttgaacttgaaacttgtacatgCTCACcctatcttgtgcttaatttttattaaataaatgaggaAGGTAATATTTGAACTCATGACCGCTtgatcatcaagactctgatatcatgtcaaaaaacaatctcaacctaataacttaaaatgTTAGATAGAATCTCAAAATTAAACAATctcaacctaataacttaaaatattagatagaatctcaaaatataatttatattattttttaatacagataattatattattatatatatacacgaagACAAAGGTGGAAgtagcatgtattttttttctttctgcccTTTTCCTTCAAGTTTTGAAGTACGTTTTACATTGCATTCTATATATTCTGAATTATAGAGTTCAAGGAACCTCGAGTGGGCTACTTCAAAATTTTAAACGTGGAGGTTCTATGGCTGCTCTTTTCGAATTTAGTAACGAAGATATGCTCATCGAAAAACTTGCCAGGAATATGCCGGGAAGACCAATAAAAGTGTGTGTTAATCTTCCAtagaatgattttttctttaggATTCCAACCCCACAAAACCAGCTAGTTTCTGGGGTGCGGCGTATTTCATCACCTACAAAAAAGGAAACCATCTGAAGCTGTCCTATATATTCTGCTGCACTGACTAAAATTGCAACAACTTTCTAAGATTAGGGCAGTTTTTGGTCTATTAATACTAACAGTGAGATGCCGCAATAGAATCATTTCCCACAACAAGCTCTTATTTTT from Populus trichocarpa isolate Nisqually-1 chromosome 5, P.trichocarpa_v4.1, whole genome shotgun sequence includes these protein-coding regions:
- the LOC18098633 gene encoding F-box protein PP2-B15, giving the protein MEGLMDDDQFKILPEGCVSTILSFTSPQDACKSSLVSTIFQSAADSDIVWERFLPTDYQDIVSKSNFPFKFSSKKELFLQLCNSLLIDGGRKSFRIEKSSGKKSFILSARDLHITWSNEPQYWHWASLPESRFSEVAVLRTMCWLEIVGKIETQMLSPNTKYGAYLILKISERSYGLDSMPSEISVEVGNNQGSTTTAYLRLAQEHARKQQMERLVYGNRTERLKSRVAEGDGRVASEREDGWLEIELGEFFSGENDEEVKMSLMEVKGHHLKGGLIIEGIEVRPKH